Genomic segment of Dehalococcoidia bacterium:
GTGGTGCTGGTACAGCGTCGGACTACGTCGGCTTCGGTGGCGGCGCGACCCTGATGGCCATCGGATCAGATATTGAGAACCTGAAGAACATGCCAGGACTCGACCTCGCAATCCTCGCGGATGAGGGGAGGGCAATGGAGCGTCTGGAGTCGCTCGTGACGAGCGAGACTGAGCCAGGCCGCTACGACGACCGCAGGCAGTGGGCTCGTCAGGCCGCGTCTACACTACGCGACGAGCGGCGCACGGCGCTTGGGTCAGTTGGCGCTCAGGATGGCCGTGTACGGCCCCTGCCGTTGATCGAGTCGCTCGACGCTGAACTCGAACGTCTCGGCGGGGGAATCGTGACCACGGAACAGTTCGCGGTGCCGCAGGACGTGGTCGGAGGCGACAACGGGCCCGGCAACAACATGTACATCCGTCCCGCAGGTGGGTCTGAGGGCTACGGGGTTGGCGCCCCGATCGGCGCTAAGCTGGCCGCGCCTGACACGCCGGTAGTCGGACTCGTCGGTGACGGCTCCCTGTACTACGCGGACAGCGGACTGTGGACGGCGGTCCACCACAGGATTCCCGTGCTGTACCTCATAACCAACAACCAGGCATACGGAATTGTCGCAGGCGCGTTCGGACAGGCCGGTGGACAGATGCGCGAGTCTGGAGACTATGGCGGAGTCGCGCTGACCGGCATGGACCCGACCAAGATCGCAGAGGGCTTCGGCATGGAAGCCACCGACCTGACGGAGGAATCGAAGATCTCCGACACCATCGCCGAAGGTCTGCGCGTCGTCGAAGACGAGAAGCGCCCCTTCCTTATCAATGCACATCTGCCGATGGGCCTGCCTGAAGGCGGCAGGCCGGCTCAGCAGTTCCGGTTCGTCGACTAGTCTATCGGCCGCCCAGCGCAGACACTCAAGATCGTTCGTCCTGAGCCAGTCGAAGGGCGGTTCACCGACCATCATGACTGTTTGACAGTAAACTAGATCTTCGCCAGCTTTGAGAAGCTCCGTAGCTCCGTCGGCGGATCCATGCGACCGCCTCGAATGGTGAAGGACACTTCGCCAACGTAGATGTTGCCTTGGCTGTCCACGCCCATGCCGTGAGGAGCTATGAACTCACCCGAACCCGTGCCCTCATCGTCGGCGCCAAACAGAGCTAGACGGTTCCCGCTGGAGTCGTAGATACTGATGCGGTGTCCGTGTCTCGGGGGCGTCGGTTCCGCCTGCGTCGCGCCCGGAAGCTCGCCGACATAGATGTTGCCATCAGGCCCGATGGTCATGCCGTTGGGCATATGGATGTTGTTCCACACGTCGAGCACGTTGCCGTCGGTGTCGAATACCTGGATGCGGTGCGCCTCTCGGTCAGCGACGATGACGCGGTCACCGTCG
This window contains:
- a CDS encoding thiamine pyrophosphate-binding protein; amino-acid sequence: MQKRAITAHASQVMVEQLAASGVKYVFNNSGSREALFFDTLHSHPDIHGILGLHEGSVTAMAGGYTQVAADPGVMVVHLGAGLAQSMGQLINVWWGSLPVVVITFAGDTGSFADRISLDLSHSFGPTSIAAPMTKENWTVVEPEGLPAAIERAVRVATTPPVGPVHLAVYDTMLGSAPVSTEIIEGGTPAVMAGYPSDDDIERVAVALHEAERPLIYAGDGIWKTGAEAAVTAIAERFGAAVATGRNDLRGVPIKHPQHAGYFERAVEALNPDLILSIGSRHGGAGTASDYVGFGGGATLMAIGSDIENLKNMPGLDLAILADEGRAMERLESLVTSETEPGRYDDRRQWARQAASTLRDERRTALGSVGAQDGRVRPLPLIESLDAELERLGGGIVTTEQFAVPQDVVGGDNGPGNNMYIRPAGGSEGYGVGAPIGAKLAAPDTPVVGLVGDGSLYYADSGLWTAVHHRIPVLYLITNNQAYGIVAGAFGQAGGQMRESGDYGGVALTGMDPTKIAEGFGMEATDLTEESKISDTIAEGLRVVEDEKRPFLINAHLPMGLPEGGRPAQQFRFVD